The genomic stretch CAAAGAAATAGAATATTTTTTAGATGATAGTGATAAAACCGCATATAAAACTAATTTTGAAGAAACAGAAAATAAAACTATTATAACTAAAAAACTTCTAAAAAATCAATTCAGCCTCGAAAAAATAAAAAAAGAATTTAAAAGTAAATTTAATTCATATTCTACAGAGATGGATACTTATAGAAGAAATAGAAGCTCTTCATACTATGATAGTATATCAAAATTGCAATGGCAATTTAATAATATATTAAAAAATAATAATGATAATATATTTGAAGAATTAAAAAACTTGTATTCTCAGCTGCAAAATATTTTTGATAAATTCGTAAATGATTATAATTATTATTATAGTAGTAGAATAGATAAATTAAATTTTATCGATTTGGAAACAATAGCTTATGAAGATAAAATGGCAGAAGTAAAAGCGGTTATAGAAGTACCTAAAGATATTATTAAAGAAAAATATGAAATTAGCTTCATACCTAAAATAATATACTACAAAGAAGAAGAGGTTAAAGACAGCGATTTAATTACTACACCTAAAGATATAAAGAATTCAAAATTCTTTAACTCCTTATTAAAAGCCATAGGCAGAAGCATATCTACAGTTGAAAAAGCTTATGAAAAAGCAGGCATTAATCCGGGATATAAAGACCAGTATCAAGAAACTATAAATGATAAATTAATAGAAATTGTTAATAAAAAATTTAATGATTTATATTTTCAAGGTTTGGGTACTCAGGAATATAATTTTCATATCAAATTTGAAAAAGATGAAATATATTTATCTATGAAAAAAAATGGAAATATTATTTCATTAAAACAGCAGTCTGTAGGCTTCAAATGGTTTTTTAATTTCTTCTTTAATTTTTTACACTCTAATGAATTAAATCCCGGAGATATAGTTTTGATGGATGAGCCAGAAATACATTTATCAATACCGGGCAGAAGAGATTTAAGAAATTTCATTAAAAACTTTGCTAGAAATCATGGCGTAACATTTATAACTACTACTCATAATCCTTCATTTATAGATGTTGATTATTTAGATGAGCTTAGAATTGTAAGATTCAAAAAAGATAAAATAGGCGTTGAAATACAGAATGATTTTTCTGCTATAGGTGAAGATGAAGTTGATACATTAAATGAAATAGTAGACGGTTTCGGAGTGCTTCATAGAGATATAATAACCAATCCTAATAATAAAGTAATATTTGTTGAAGGACTTATGGATTATAATTATCTTACAGCTTTCAAGAAATTAAAAGAAGCAAAAGAAAACAAAAAAATTAATTTAGTATTTCTTCCTATTCATGGACTTGGAAAAGATGATAAGGAGATGAACAATAAATTAAAACAGTTGGTACAGTTTAGGGAGGCTATTATATTAACAGACAGCGATGAGAGGGCTAATTTATTCAAAAAGGCTTCAGAATCAAATACTTTAATGAAAGAGAGATTAACAGTATTTCAATTAAAAGAAGCGGATCAATCTTTCAGAGAAATAGAAAGTCTATTCAGTGATAATGACAAAGAAAGATATAAGGAAATGATACAAAATAAAAGCGGAAGCCTTTCTTCATTATTCAA from Brachyspira murdochii DSM 12563 encodes the following:
- a CDS encoding AAA family ATPase, whose translation is MNRRFLKIQNFRNIGVTKDLEEYQTLYLNNTLNKDEMGELIILIGENNVGKSNILDAVKIITPIENIESIDLEKDIPDFMDYEDAKTRIKLIYADENESKEIEYFLDDSDKTAYKTNFEETENKTIITKKLLKNQFSLEKIKKEFKSKFNSYSTEMDTYRRNRSSSYYDSISKLQWQFNNILKNNNDNIFEELKNLYSQLQNIFDKFVNDYNYYYSSRIDKLNFIDLETIAYEDKMAEVKAVIEVPKDIIKEKYEISFIPKIIYYKEEEVKDSDLITTPKDIKNSKFFNSLLKAIGRSISTVEKAYEKAGINPGYKDQYQETINDKLIEIVNKKFNDLYFQGLGTQEYNFHIKFEKDEIYLSMKKNGNIISLKQQSVGFKWFFNFFFNFLHSNELNPGDIVLMDEPEIHLSIPGRRDLRNFIKNFARNHGVTFITTTHNPSFIDVDYLDELRIVRFKKDKIGVEIQNDFSAIGEDEVDTLNEIVDGFGVLHRDIITNPNNKVIFVEGLMDYNYLTAFKKLKEAKENKKINLVFLPIHGLGKDDKEMNNKLKQLVQFREAIILTDSDERANLFKKASESNTLMKERLTVFQLKEADQSFREIESLFSDNDKERYKEMIQNKSGSLSSLFKNNIFKRELDGKTINNFNKLLDYLSEMLLTNK